From Candidatus Babeliales bacterium, one genomic window encodes:
- a CDS encoding efflux RND transporter periplasmic adaptor subunit — translation MINTIMNKIIYTCFLCSFMLLLGFSIHEFLPTKKTHELFSTEKPLITTITNEIRARGKLEVTDLLKIGSKIPGTILKMYYQEGAHVKKGDLLADIDDGKSDTEVLQSAAELKRLKALLAYQKSYYTRQQVLYENGYISQDAFEQIERDYKVAQANVEAKQANHQQIVLLFDNKKIIAPENGFILTKNSTESETVTNSSPATILYSLAKNSSMEAQLEIDEPYIGNVTIGTPVTLSFDALPHQIIKGTITSIGNAPIKSGGMVSYTAIVPVDNSEKLFRLGMSTNAHIILASTENAVTVPQYAFAISQSMIKDIAAKLQYSVHTIDDDSKQQNNSLKKVKYLWIYKDHAFYEKAVTIGTQNILSAQITSGIDAQADIVMDVIQQNLNSRY, via the coding sequence ATGATAAATACGATAATGAATAAAATAATATATACCTGCTTTTTATGTAGCTTTATGCTACTTCTTGGTTTTTCAATTCATGAGTTTCTTCCTACAAAAAAAACTCATGAACTTTTCAGTACAGAAAAACCATTAATAACAACTATAACCAATGAAATTCGTGCACGAGGAAAATTAGAAGTGACTGACCTTCTTAAAATAGGTAGTAAAATTCCTGGCACTATTTTAAAAATGTATTATCAAGAAGGCGCACATGTAAAAAAGGGAGATCTTCTTGCCGATATTGATGATGGTAAAAGTGATACTGAAGTTCTACAAAGCGCTGCAGAGCTTAAACGACTAAAGGCTCTGCTTGCATATCAAAAATCATATTATACACGCCAGCAAGTTTTGTATGAAAATGGTTATATTTCACAGGATGCATTTGAACAAATAGAACGGGATTATAAAGTGGCGCAAGCAAATGTTGAAGCAAAACAGGCCAATCATCAACAAATAGTTCTCCTTTTTGATAACAAAAAAATCATTGCTCCAGAAAATGGATTCATACTTACAAAAAACTCAACTGAAAGTGAAACTGTTACCAATTCATCTCCCGCAACTATTCTCTACTCTCTCGCAAAAAATTCATCTATGGAAGCGCAGTTGGAAATTGATGAACCATATATTGGCAACGTCACTATTGGCACTCCGGTAACGCTTTCTTTTGACGCACTGCCTCATCAAATCATCAAAGGAACTATAACCTCAATCGGCAACGCTCCTATTAAATCTGGTGGCATGGTTAGTTATACTGCAATCGTACCAGTTGATAATTCTGAAAAACTATTCCGACTTGGTATGAGTACCAATGCGCATATCATTTTAGCCTCCACTGAAAATGCAGTAACTGTACCACAGTATGCTTTTGCTATATCTCAATCTATGATTAAAGATATTGCAGCAAAGCTACAATACTCAGTTCATACAATAGATGATGATAGTAAACAACAAAATAATTCCTTGAAAAAGGTTAAATATCTTTGGATATATAAAGATCATGCATTTTATGAAAAAGCAGTCACTATTGGTACACAAAATATTTTATCCGCCCAAATTACTTCTGGAATTGATGCTCAAGCGGATATAGTCATGGACGTTATACAACAAAATCTAAACAGTAGATATTAG
- a CDS encoding TolC family protein, with translation MNFVLKNIYRCVSFAACISFFLYTAKMDAALSPQNHLRSSSIPETVATAYNYRSSLQALDYTIDAAHKQLAVDLSGYLPHISTEISFTKFPNVFSSNLFSPTTALTKTNKIFNLSCDLLLLDFAGPYAHYKISKQKIDIAQLHKESHKKRIRFEVEQTALNSWALKQKEKTIAALDNASIFSINNAKESKNIGLIDITQWSGQCAAFKQSGATIENYHEQVQQTLDTLNSFIESPTAYQPDDYATHDFIATAIEQAQQHPVEHYLELAYKNRSSLAIQDVHIKISCMEQSLLKKSYIPTVSLSVQVAKNSHDHGKLFISRFDKVAWGVFTNITWNFDGGTNAFKADQANAQILAAQSEKRALQVSITNEVQTTYYDLQQLLEQRNAQKTALLDAQTKYKRKQIEFETGLLSSLEQAQVDLDWANARFNFINIEVATAKKYRELLFVSGYPSHYI, from the coding sequence ATGAATTTTGTATTAAAAAACATATACCGCTGCGTTTCATTTGCCGCATGTATATCATTTTTTTTATACACAGCAAAGATGGATGCTGCTCTTTCTCCGCAAAATCATCTACGTAGTAGCTCAATTCCAGAAACAGTTGCAACTGCATATAACTACCGTTCCAGCCTGCAAGCCCTTGATTACACTATCGACGCTGCGCATAAACAACTCGCAGTCGATCTTTCTGGATATCTTCCACATATCAGTACAGAAATATCATTCACTAAATTTCCTAACGTTTTTTCAAGTAACTTATTTAGCCCCACAACAGCTTTAACTAAGACCAACAAAATCTTTAATCTCAGTTGCGATCTTTTATTACTCGATTTTGCAGGACCTTATGCTCATTATAAAATTTCAAAACAAAAAATCGATATCGCACAGCTCCATAAAGAAAGCCATAAAAAGAGAATACGGTTTGAAGTCGAGCAAACAGCGCTTAATTCCTGGGCTCTCAAACAAAAAGAAAAAACTATTGCAGCACTAGATAATGCATCAATTTTTTCCATAAACAATGCAAAAGAATCAAAAAACATTGGTCTTATTGATATTACCCAATGGAGCGGCCAATGTGCTGCATTTAAACAAAGCGGTGCAACAATTGAAAACTATCACGAACAGGTGCAACAAACATTAGACACATTAAACAGTTTTATCGAAAGTCCTACCGCATACCAACCTGATGACTACGCTACCCATGATTTTATCGCCACTGCTATTGAGCAGGCGCAACAACATCCTGTAGAGCATTATCTTGAACTCGCTTATAAGAATCGCAGTAGCCTTGCTATACAAGATGTACACATTAAAATCTCATGCATGGAGCAAAGTTTATTAAAAAAATCGTACATACCCACCGTTTCACTATCAGTACAAGTGGCAAAAAACAGCCATGATCATGGCAAGCTGTTTATATCCCGTTTTGACAAAGTAGCCTGGGGAGTATTTACCAACATAACCTGGAATTTTGACGGTGGTACCAATGCTTTTAAAGCTGATCAAGCAAATGCGCAAATACTTGCCGCGCAGTCAGAAAAACGAGCATTGCAGGTATCCATCACCAATGAAGTACAAACGACATACTATGATTTACAACAACTACTGGAACAAAGGAATGCACAAAAAACAGCGCTACTTGATGCACAGACCAAGTACAAACGAAAACAGATAGAGTTTGAAACAGGATTATTATCATCTTTAGAACAAGCACAAGTCGACCTCGATTGGGCAAATGCACGATTCAACTTCATCAATATTGAAGTTGCAACAGCAAAAAAATATAGAGAGCTATTATTTGTATCTGGCTATCCATCACACTATATATAG
- a CDS encoding HD domain-containing protein translates to MLHFTKKLILFFLIYNPIVADTIETFYGPVDVQEPVLLELITSPAFQRLKGIHQYGVSYYTTHCENYTRYDHSLGVFFLLRINNCCLEEQIAGLLHDVSHTVFSHVGDWIFKRQHQEEDYQTLTHGNYLERSGLSEILHKYGYTIEDVLPKKELFPALEQPLPTLCADRIDYNLQGAFYQGFITYQEAARMFYEIKFIDGQWISNDYELLKKLVRFSLFMSQDCWGSATNYVHSMWLAEAILRGLDIQIIHMDDIRFGVDQEIWNCLLDSNDHLIRKNMHMILHASDYHNLVGTKQEANLLVTSKFRGIDPFVIIDGKRVRLTTTDPVLAEEFQIAKNRMCDGWAIKINTAIIDGQPANILL, encoded by the coding sequence ATGCTACACTTTACAAAAAAACTTATCCTTTTTTTCTTGATTTATAATCCTATTGTTGCCGATACGATAGAAACGTTCTATGGACCTGTTGATGTACAAGAACCCGTTCTTTTAGAGTTAATAACAAGTCCAGCTTTTCAACGACTGAAAGGCATTCATCAATATGGCGTTAGTTACTACACAACACATTGTGAAAATTATACCCGCTATGATCATTCGCTCGGTGTTTTTTTCTTGCTTCGCATAAATAATTGCTGCTTAGAAGAACAAATAGCAGGGCTCCTGCATGATGTTTCACATACCGTTTTTTCACATGTAGGCGATTGGATTTTCAAACGACAACACCAAGAAGAAGATTACCAGACTCTTACGCACGGCAATTATCTTGAACGGAGTGGCTTGAGTGAAATTTTACACAAGTATGGCTACACCATTGAAGATGTTTTACCGAAAAAAGAACTATTTCCTGCTCTAGAACAACCTTTACCAACACTCTGCGCTGATAGAATTGATTACAACCTACAAGGGGCTTTTTATCAAGGATTTATTACCTATCAAGAAGCGGCACGCATGTTTTATGAAATCAAATTCATCGACGGCCAGTGGATCAGCAATGATTATGAATTACTCAAAAAACTGGTACGGTTTTCTCTTTTTATGTCTCAAGATTGTTGGGGAAGCGCAACAAATTATGTACATTCAATGTGGCTTGCTGAAGCAATTTTAAGAGGCCTCGATATACAGATCATACACATGGATGATATTCGTTTTGGTGTAGATCAAGAAATATGGAATTGTTTATTAGATTCCAATGACCATCTGATTCGAAAAAATATGCATATGATTTTACATGCATCTGATTATCACAATCTTGTTGGCACTAAACAAGAAGCAAATCTTTTGGTTACCAGTAAATTTAGAGGGATCGATCCTTTTGTTATAATTGACGGGAAACGAGTTCGCTTAACCACCACCGATCCTGTACTAGCCGAAGAATTTCAAATCGCTAAAAATAGAATGTGTGATGGTTGGGCTATAAAAATTAATACTGCAATTATCGATGGTCAACCAGCAAACATCCTATTATAA
- a CDS encoding Rpn family recombination-promoting nuclease/putative transposase, with translation MIFMDPTSDIGFKKLFANMAHKDILISFLNSVLERTEGNKIIDVTLNDPNNLPEMREAKMSIVDVRCTDQKGHQYIIEMQVDTQKHYALRAQYYSSIALSRQLAKKENYEELVPVIFIGVLDFALFNNNPHYVSHHFILDSKTHAHELKHLEFHFIELKKFNKEVDEDSSIIDKWIYFFKHAATLQKIPSSLKNPEIKEAFDVLERGNWSLAELEAYDRYLDERRSYAGKIQYAEEKAEEKKALEIAKNLLDILDISTIATKTGLSVEQIKKLKNKNK, from the coding sequence ATGATTTTTATGGATCCAACCAGTGATATAGGATTTAAAAAACTGTTTGCCAATATGGCTCATAAAGATATTTTGATCAGTTTTTTAAATAGTGTATTAGAGCGAACCGAAGGAAATAAAATTATTGATGTTACTTTGAATGACCCTAATAATCTTCCCGAAATGCGTGAAGCCAAAATGAGCATCGTTGATGTACGCTGTACTGATCAGAAAGGACATCAATATATTATTGAAATGCAAGTCGACACGCAAAAACATTATGCCCTTAGAGCTCAATATTACAGTTCTATCGCATTAAGCAGGCAACTTGCAAAAAAAGAAAACTATGAAGAGTTAGTGCCGGTTATTTTTATTGGTGTGCTTGATTTCGCACTTTTTAACAACAACCCTCATTATGTTAGTCATCATTTTATTTTAGATAGTAAAACCCATGCACATGAACTGAAACATTTAGAGTTTCATTTTATTGAGCTTAAAAAATTTAATAAAGAAGTAGATGAGGATAGTTCTATCATTGATAAATGGATTTATTTCTTTAAACATGCGGCAACATTGCAAAAAATTCCTTCTTCATTAAAAAACCCTGAAATTAAAGAAGCTTTTGACGTGCTTGAGCGAGGCAATTGGTCACTAGCAGAACTAGAAGCGTATGATCGTTATTTAGATGAAAGGCGTTCTTATGCAGGAAAAATACAATATGCCGAAGAAAAAGCTGAAGAAAAAAAGGCTTTAGAAATAGCTAAAAATCTTTTAGATATTTTAGATATTTCAACCATTGCTACAAAAACAGGTCTTAGCGTAGAGCAAATAAAAAAACTTAAAAATAAAAACAAATAA
- a CDS encoding sulfotransferase domain-containing protein produces MKKTYILSILLSSALLLCASLSFAKSQHQQMLQVSILKCGTNLGNKCIQLLTNRKPIYNVSSITLTEKERLSKYFLIDSEKHLNALMNLPANAFWWMHLLYDPAIATALEKNKSKLFFMYRDPRDQIISFIFYYMKIYNTTIDVHDAITDLITQGALYGERPIVNHNINELYQRYLPWMQYPGILNIRFEDLVGSRGGGSDEKQLETVHAIARHLELTRSDEELKIVAESLFGPNLSHTFRQGQIGGWKEYFTDEHKRLFKEVAGQLLIDLGYEQDLNW; encoded by the coding sequence ATGAAAAAAACGTATATACTTTCAATTCTTTTATCTAGCGCCTTGCTCCTTTGTGCTTCACTCTCATTTGCAAAATCTCAACATCAACAGATGCTGCAAGTTTCCATATTAAAATGCGGCACTAACCTTGGAAATAAATGCATTCAATTACTCACCAATAGAAAACCAATCTATAATGTCAGTTCAATCACCCTGACTGAAAAAGAACGATTGAGTAAATATTTCCTGATAGATTCAGAAAAACATCTCAATGCTCTCATGAATCTGCCGGCTAATGCATTCTGGTGGATGCATTTGTTGTATGATCCTGCCATCGCGACTGCTCTTGAAAAAAACAAATCAAAGCTATTTTTTATGTATAGAGACCCGCGCGACCAAATCATTTCTTTCATTTTTTATTACATGAAAATCTACAACACCACAATCGATGTACACGATGCCATTACCGACTTGATTACTCAAGGAGCTTTATATGGTGAACGTCCTATCGTTAACCACAACATCAATGAACTCTATCAACGGTATTTACCATGGATGCAATATCCTGGAATCCTTAATATACGATTTGAAGATTTAGTTGGTTCTCGTGGCGGAGGATCTGATGAAAAACAACTTGAAACGGTACATGCAATAGCTCGTCATCTAGAATTAACTCGCTCTGATGAAGAATTAAAAATAGTTGCCGAGTCTCTTTTTGGCCCTAACTTAAGTCATACATTCCGACAAGGACAAATTGGTGGATGGAAAGAATATTTTACCGATGAACATAAACGATTATTTAAAGAAGTAGCAGGGCAATTACTTATTGATCTTGGGTATGAACAAGATCTGAATTGGTGA
- a CDS encoding sulfotransferase domain-containing protein, whose product MKDQIVSLAIAILLCASFSYSAFHQQILEISAPKTGTNLAKKCIQLLTNRKSIHNVPWRNWRGDEHFNKFYTIRTARDLEYMMHLPADKFWRLHLMHNERYATLFTQNNMTLFFIYRDPRDQIISFVFYYMKINKTTININDAITDLITKGTLYRLRPIANHNIYQLYQAYLPWMHHPNALAVRFEDLVGPNGGGPQDAQYKTVRAMAQHLQLDLSDKEIATVADSLFGSTLSHTFRKGQIGSWKEHFTDEHKQLFKEIAGQLLIDLGYESDMNW is encoded by the coding sequence ATGAAGGATCAAATAGTATCTCTTGCCATAGCAATACTGCTATGTGCCTCGTTTTCATATTCGGCTTTCCATCAACAGATTTTGGAAATTTCTGCTCCAAAGACCGGCACCAACCTTGCAAAAAAATGTATACAGCTACTGACAAACAGAAAGTCTATACATAACGTCCCCTGGAGAAATTGGCGTGGCGATGAACATTTCAATAAGTTTTACACCATTCGAACCGCGCGAGATTTAGAATATATGATGCATCTTCCTGCAGATAAGTTTTGGCGCCTGCATTTAATGCATAATGAACGGTACGCAACACTATTTACCCAAAACAACATGACGCTTTTTTTTATATATCGTGACCCACGCGATCAGATCATCTCATTTGTGTTTTATTATATGAAAATCAATAAAACGACCATTAATATTAATGACGCTATTACTGATTTAATAACAAAAGGAACCCTTTACCGCTTGCGACCAATTGCAAATCACAATATATATCAACTGTATCAAGCCTATCTACCATGGATGCACCATCCCAATGCATTGGCTGTACGCTTTGAAGATTTAGTTGGCCCTAATGGCGGTGGACCACAAGACGCACAATATAAAACGGTGAGAGCTATGGCACAACATCTACAGCTTGACCTTTCGGATAAAGAAATTGCCACCGTTGCTGACTCTCTATTTGGTTCTACATTAAGTCATACATTCCGTAAAGGACAAATCGGTAGCTGGAAAGAACATTTCACTGATGAGCATAAGCAACTGTTTAAAGAAATCGCCGGACAATTACTCATCGATCTAGGATATGAATCGGATATGAACTGGTAA
- a CDS encoding valine--tRNA ligase, whose translation MLDKRYDHKIFEPKVQQKWAAEQTYSADNNSGPLYTIDTPPPTVSGSLHMGHIFSYTQTDVIARYKRMNGFSVFYPFGFDDNGLPTERYVEKKKKVSAHKLGRSAFIELCLQETHEVEEQFKLLWQQMGLSVDWDLCYSTISVSTRKLAQESFIKLYKKGFIYRKHEPALYCTTCRTSVAQAELDDIEQNSFFNDIVFKDSEGNDLVIGTTRPELLPSCVALLYNPKDERYQHLKGTKATVPLFDFAVPILADDAVVIDKGTGLVMCCTFGDKTDIAWFKKFNFSYKKTIDFDGTCTEIAGQFAGLKVAEARAKIIETLREQGLLLNQRAISHAVNVHERCKKEIEYIALEQWFLNILDHKKKLLALADDIAWYPSFMKARYKDWVKNIGWDWCLSRQRFFGIPFPVWHCQDCNQMLFADTSELPIDPQEVACTKVCTTCGSTNTVPDTDVMDTWNTSSITPYILAQLYAPSSTPFAEKVPQFLPMSMRPQAHDIIRTWAFYTIVKSWMHHDIAPWNEIVISGHVLSDANQKLSKSQGGGKLAPETLLEQYPADAIRYWTASGGLGYDVAYSESQLKVGLRLITKLWNAFRFIEEHIATVDPEQMPKHLGVVNEWILHQASDCFKKYKEQFENHEFGAALAVVEPFFWNDFCDNYLELIKNQLFNPQQYDEQQVIATRWTLYTIGLRFLQLYAPYLPHVTELLYESVYKNRLKIASLHQTRFADIQHAYVFDKSVVTMQAINSLAATVRKLKTERMLSLKAPLATLTVYAQDGAVIRALEQEQQMIIGITHAQDLKFNVVASLGESTLQEVDTLWHASVVI comes from the coding sequence ATGTTAGATAAACGGTACGATCATAAAATTTTTGAACCAAAAGTGCAACAAAAATGGGCGGCTGAGCAAACGTATAGTGCGGATAATAATTCTGGTCCATTGTATACGATTGACACACCACCTCCTACGGTTTCCGGTTCGTTGCACATGGGTCATATATTTTCTTATACCCAAACTGATGTTATTGCCCGTTATAAGCGGATGAATGGTTTTTCTGTTTTTTATCCGTTTGGTTTTGACGATAATGGGTTGCCAACAGAGCGGTATGTAGAAAAAAAGAAAAAAGTTTCAGCGCATAAATTGGGTAGATCAGCTTTTATTGAGCTATGCTTGCAAGAGACGCATGAAGTTGAAGAGCAATTTAAATTGTTGTGGCAGCAGATGGGGCTTTCTGTTGATTGGGATTTATGCTATTCAACAATATCAGTAAGCACTCGAAAGCTAGCACAGGAATCATTTATCAAGCTGTATAAAAAAGGTTTTATTTATCGTAAGCATGAACCGGCTTTGTATTGTACTACTTGTCGCACCTCTGTGGCGCAAGCAGAATTAGATGATATTGAACAAAATTCATTTTTTAATGACATTGTTTTTAAAGATAGTGAAGGCAATGATTTAGTGATTGGAACAACGCGTCCAGAACTTTTGCCATCATGCGTAGCGTTGTTGTATAACCCTAAAGATGAACGGTATCAGCATTTAAAAGGCACTAAGGCGACCGTTCCATTGTTTGATTTCGCAGTTCCGATTTTAGCTGATGATGCAGTGGTAATAGACAAGGGCACAGGACTGGTAATGTGTTGTACCTTTGGAGATAAAACCGATATTGCGTGGTTTAAGAAATTTAATTTTTCGTATAAAAAAACTATTGATTTTGATGGCACTTGCACAGAAATTGCCGGACAGTTTGCAGGACTTAAGGTAGCAGAAGCGCGTGCAAAAATTATTGAAACCTTGCGCGAGCAAGGTCTTTTGCTGAATCAACGAGCTATTTCCCATGCGGTTAATGTACATGAGCGATGTAAAAAAGAGATAGAATATATCGCTTTAGAACAATGGTTTTTAAACATTCTTGATCATAAGAAGAAGTTGCTTGCGCTTGCAGATGATATTGCTTGGTATCCATCATTTATGAAAGCCCGTTATAAAGATTGGGTGAAAAACATTGGCTGGGATTGGTGTTTATCACGCCAACGTTTTTTTGGTATCCCTTTTCCGGTATGGCATTGTCAAGATTGTAACCAGATGCTATTTGCGGATACTAGTGAGTTGCCCATCGATCCACAAGAAGTTGCGTGTACAAAAGTGTGCACTACGTGCGGTAGCACTAACACGGTGCCAGATACTGATGTAATGGATACGTGGAATACGTCATCTATCACGCCGTATATTCTTGCGCAGTTATATGCGCCATCATCAACACCGTTTGCAGAAAAAGTACCACAATTTTTACCGATGAGTATGCGTCCACAGGCACATGATATTATTCGTACCTGGGCATTTTATACTATTGTAAAATCGTGGATGCATCATGACATTGCACCGTGGAATGAAATTGTAATTTCAGGGCATGTGCTCAGCGACGCCAACCAAAAACTTTCCAAATCACAAGGTGGTGGCAAGCTTGCGCCAGAGACATTGCTTGAGCAATACCCGGCAGACGCGATTCGTTATTGGACGGCATCAGGTGGTCTTGGCTATGACGTTGCTTATTCTGAAAGTCAGTTAAAAGTTGGATTGAGACTCATTACCAAGTTATGGAATGCATTTCGATTTATAGAAGAGCATATTGCAACGGTAGATCCTGAACAAATGCCAAAGCATCTTGGTGTGGTTAATGAGTGGATTTTGCATCAAGCTTCTGATTGTTTTAAAAAATACAAAGAACAATTTGAAAATCATGAATTTGGTGCAGCATTGGCAGTAGTTGAACCGTTCTTTTGGAATGATTTTTGTGATAACTATTTAGAACTGATTAAAAATCAGTTATTCAATCCACAACAATATGATGAGCAGCAAGTGATTGCAACGCGATGGACCTTGTATACCATTGGTTTACGGTTCTTGCAGTTGTATGCACCATATCTGCCGCATGTTACAGAGCTGTTGTATGAATCGGTGTATAAAAACCGTCTGAAGATTGCTTCCTTGCATCAAACCCGGTTTGCGGACATTCAGCATGCATATGTTTTTGATAAGAGTGTGGTGACGATGCAAGCGATTAATAGCCTTGCAGCGACGGTACGAAAATTAAAAACCGAGCGAATGCTTTCATTAAAAGCACCGCTTGCTACGTTAACGGTATACGCACAAGATGGAGCAGTGATTCGGGCTTTAGAGCAGGAACAGCAAATGATTATTGGGATCACGCATGCGCAGGATCTGAAATTTAACGTTGTTGCATCGCTTGGTGAAAGTACATTGCAAGAAGTTGACACTCTTTGGCATGCAAGTGTGGTGATATGA
- the ybeY gene encoding rRNA maturation RNase YbeY: MILIKNRQRKIAVDVAQLERDTQTLLDALGYSDFDIGILLTTNATIRKYNREYRDKDKATDILSFPYHTELPAGQSIKVETEDDKNLGDLIISLEYVYNDAQNYDVTFEKRMQELLVHGICHLLGHDHIEDADYETMHKKEMQLLALIAK, translated from the coding sequence ATGATTTTAATTAAAAATAGGCAGCGTAAGATTGCGGTGGACGTGGCACAGTTAGAACGGGATACGCAAACACTTCTGGATGCTTTGGGGTATTCAGATTTTGATATTGGAATTCTGCTGACAACCAATGCTACGATTCGCAAATACAACCGTGAATATCGCGACAAAGATAAGGCAACAGATATTTTATCGTTCCCCTATCATACTGAGTTGCCTGCTGGTCAATCGATAAAAGTAGAAACAGAGGATGATAAAAATTTAGGCGATTTGATCATCTCGCTTGAATATGTGTATAACGATGCGCAGAACTACGATGTGACGTTTGAAAAGCGTATGCAGGAATTGCTGGTGCACGGGATATGTCACTTGCTGGGGCATGATCATATAGAAGATGCTGATTATGAAACAATGCATAAAAAAGAGATGCAGTTGTTAGCATTGATTGCAAAGTAA